The segment TCCAGGGAGTAAATTCCCGTTGCTTCCAACGACACTCGAACCGGTAATTTGGCCTTTCGCAGCCAGACGATAAGAGCTTTGTGCCCAACAGAAGTGTTAGGGAAGCTCCGTTGCTCGACTGGCTGATGCATGCGCTGAATTGCCACGGTGAGACTTTTGGCACTGACATCAATGCCACAGTACCTTGTTTCCTGGACCTGTATGGATCGCTTGCTCATGAACGGCCTCCGACGTTAAGGTTCGGCCTCGGCTCCCGTCCCTGGCCGGAGTCATGGACTCGCTCTTGTCGCCGACCTTGAACATGCAGGCTTTATGCCTCCGATTCTCCACGGCGTAATAAGAGAGGGACGGTGGCCGTTCTCTGCGACAGGCTCAGGATCGCTCCCGGCCTCAGGTGGGTACGGCCTTTCCGCCGAAGCGCAACTTCATCGTTACGCCCTGATTCGCAACATACAAGGTGGGTGACGGAAGACGGTGGCTGTATCGCCGGCAGCAGTCACGGAGGAAACATCCTCCCTCTACTTGGTCGATCCGCTCTCGCGCTTACTCTTACTCAGAGACTATCGAAGAGTGTCCCTTCTTTAGGGAGCGCCGCTTTGACAATGAGCGTTGAGACGCGGACGCTCTTGATGATTCAATACGCGACCTAGCAAGAGTCTGCGAAGATGTAATGCGTAGTGTTTTTAGATGCGGGCTTAGATTTTGTGGAGCGTGAATGGCACGATTGAGTGAGCAGGAGCAGCAGGAGGTAATCCGATACGTTGAAGCCGGGAAACCGCTGCCGGAGAAGTATCGGTTCCTCTTGTTTGACGATAAGCGCGAGTTGGAACTCGTCTGGAACGGGAAAACGAATGAAGTAACGAACGTCGTTCTGCCTTTTCAGGTGATCGAGCAGGTGGATGAACCTCGCGCTGAGAAGCCGGAAGACACAGCTGCACAGGGAGGTCTCTTCGATGCGCGAGGCCGCCAACTCAAAGGATGGACGAACAAGCTGATCTGGGGCGACAACAAGCTTATCCTCTCCTCGCTAAAGAACGGTCCACTGCGGGAGGAGATCGACAATCAGGGTGGCCTCAAATTGATCTACATTGATCCGCCGTTCGATGTCGGTGCTGATTTTTCGATGGACATCGAAGTCGGAGATGAGACATTCACGAAGAAGCCCGGCATCCTCGAAGAGATCGCATATAGAGATACCTGGGGTAAGGGATCTGACAGCTTTATTTCAATGCTCTACGAACGGCTCGAGATCATGCGTGATCTTCTGTCGGAGAACGGAAGCATTTATGTCCACATGGGCCCGAACATTAGTCATCTTGTCCGTGCTCTTGTCGATGAAGTATTTGGCTCGACTCGTCCATCAACAGAAATCTGCTGGAAACGTGTAACGGCACACGGAGACAGCAAGCGATGGGGTGTCATTCACGATGCCATCATTTGGAAGACGAAGGGTAGCTCTTTCATTTGGAATCCCGAGTATGAACCGTATTCGGACTCATACCTTGAGTCGAAATACACCAATCACACACCAGATGGTCGGGCTTATCGACTGGACAATATCACTAGCCCAAATCCACGTCCCAACATGATGTACGAATGGCGCGGCAATAAAGCCCCGAAGCTAGGCTGGCGTTACGAATACGAAACCATGGAGCGTCTCTTTGCAGAAGGCCGGATTGAGTTGCCCAAGAAGACTGATGGGCGCCCTCAATTGCGCCGCTTTTTAGATGAGATGCCAGGCGTGCCGGTTGGCACCGTATGGACCAGCGTTTCGCCAGTAAACTCTCAGGCCATAGAAGATACGCAGTATGCGACACAGAAACCGGAGAATCTTCTAAAGAGAATAATCACAGCTTCGTCAAACGAGGGTGATCTTATCGCTGATTTTTTCAGCGGCTCTGGCACGACGGCGGCGGTGGCGGAAAAGCTCGGACGAAAGTGGATAGCAACGGACCTGGGGAAGTTTGCGATTCATACAACGCGAAAACGCCTCATAGGTGTGCAGCGAGAGCGGAAAGCTGGAGGAGAAGACTACCGCGCCTTCGAGATTCTCAATCTTGGCAAATACGAACGTCAGCACTACGTTGGCGTCAATCCCAATCTCCGAGA is part of the Tunturibacter empetritectus genome and harbors:
- a CDS encoding site-specific DNA-methyltransferase, which gives rise to MARLSEQEQQEVIRYVEAGKPLPEKYRFLLFDDKRELELVWNGKTNEVTNVVLPFQVIEQVDEPRAEKPEDTAAQGGLFDARGRQLKGWTNKLIWGDNKLILSSLKNGPLREEIDNQGGLKLIYIDPPFDVGADFSMDIEVGDETFTKKPGILEEIAYRDTWGKGSDSFISMLYERLEIMRDLLSENGSIYVHMGPNISHLVRALVDEVFGSTRPSTEICWKRVTAHGDSKRWGVIHDAIIWKTKGSSFIWNPEYEPYSDSYLESKYTNHTPDGRAYRLDNITSPNPRPNMMYEWRGNKAPKLGWRYEYETMERLFAEGRIELPKKTDGRPQLRRFLDEMPGVPVGTVWTSVSPVNSQAIEDTQYATQKPENLLKRIITASSNEGDLIADFFSGSGTTAAVAEKLGRKWIATDLGKFAIHTTRKRLIGVQRERKAGGEDYRAFEILNLGKYERQHYVGVNPNLREAEQQAQLAQKEADFLDLILRAYGAEKTDGFATFHGKKAGRLVSVGPVNLPVTRLYVEEVIGECRQKRITRVDILGFEFEMGLFPNVLDEARAKGIDIAPKYIPAEVFDRRAVEKNQVRFYDVSFIEVKPHVTKNTVAVELTDFSVFYSQDSIKGAEEQIKENGSKIVIDRGQIVKVSKDKDGIVTREVLTKKWSDWIDYWAVDFDYESKREIIRKPITREVQVSISGMEPPQMGLESYEEVWTGDYIFENEWQEFRTKKDRALKLVSVARECAPGRRKIAVKVVDIFGNDTMTIVEVTVGGKK